In Streptomyces sp. NBC_00344, the genomic window CGCCGCATCCGCCGGGGCGACGGGGGCCGTGCCCGCCGTCAGCGCGCGGGCGGTGCCGTCGACCCGCGCGGGGTGAGCACCGGCGTGGCGGCCTGGTGCGACACGGCGCGCGCACCGCCCAGGACGGCGTACAGCGCACGGGCCGCGTCGGAGCCGAAGGCGTGGATGTCATGGCTCATCGCGGACAGCGTGGGGTGGGTCAGCCTGCAGAGCTGAGAGTCGTCCCAGGCCAGCAGCGAGACGTCCGCGGGGACGCGCAGGCCCATCTCGGCCGCGACGGAGAGCCCGGCGACGGCCATCAGGTCGTTGTCGTAGATGACCGCCGTCGGCCGGACCGCCGACGCCAGCAGGGTACGGGTGGCCCGGGCGCCGGCAGCGCCGGAGAAGTCGGTCGCCATCTGACGGCCTTCCGGCAGACCGAGACCGGCGACGGCCGTGGCGAACGCCGTACTGCGGATGACGCTGTGCCCCAGGCGGGCCGAACCGCCGACCCTGGCGATGGTCCGATGGCCCAGCGCGGCCAGATAGCGGACCGCGTCGCCGACGGCGGTGCCGTCGTCGGTCCACAGCGCGGCGAACGGTCCGGCCAGCGACGGATGGGCGACCGCGACGGCCGGCAGCCCGATACGGGCGAGCTCCGGGACGCGCGGGTCGTCCTGCTGGAAGTCGACCAGGACCGACCCGGCGATCTGCCCCGACTTCCACCAGTGCCGCTGGAGCCGTATCTCCTCGTCCGCATCACGGACCAGCCGCAGCAGCAGCGCCCCTCCACGCTCGGTGAGGACGCTCTCCATCCCGGAGATGAACTCCATGTAGAACGGCTCCAGGCCGAGTTGCCGGGACGGACGGCGGATGGCGAGACCCACGGCCCCACTGCCCGTGGTGAGAGAGCGTGCGGAGAGGTGCGGTTCCCAGCCCATCGCCCGCGCCGTCTCGATGATGCGCGCGCGGGTGGTCTCCGAGACTCCCGGCTTGTTGTTGAAGGCCAGAGAGACCGCCGCCTTGGACACTCCGGCCTGCGCCGCGACGTCCTTGATCGTCGGGCGGGGCCGGTTCATGCCGGCTCCACCGCGAACAGAGCAGCTCTCGCCGCTCCGGCGTCCGGGGTGTCCCAGCCGCGCACCCCGATGGTGGCGCTTTCCCCTGGCAGCAGCGTCAGCAGGCCCCGGTCGGCGGTGGCCGCGAGGGCGAGACGGTCGGCCTGGAGCAGCAGATCGCGCACCAGCGTCCGGGCCGTGACCCGCACATCGACCCGGTCCTCGTGGTGCTCCAGCGCCACATCGAAATCCGGTACCGGATAGGCGAACAGAAGGTCGCGCACCGGGAAGTGCACAGCGCGCAGGCCCTTCGCGTCGGCCACCAGGAACTCATCGGCCGATCCGGCGTCCGGGATCAGCCCGGCGGGCACCGGCGCGGCCGCGACCGCACGGGCCCCGGCCGCCGGTTCCAGGACCGCATCGGCGAGCACCTGGCCGTCTGCCCTCATCCGCCGCAGCCTCACCTCGGGTCGCCACGGCGCTGCCGACTGGTTGACCGCGACCGCGGCGAGGCCGCCGTCGCGTATCTGAAGGGTCAGCAGCCGGTCCGCGTAGACCCGCCGGAGCTCGTGGAGGAGCGGCTTGGCGCGTCCGTCGCCGTCGATGGCGGCCCAGGAGGTCACCGGCCAGCAGTCGTTGAGCTGCCAGACGACGGTCCCCGCACAGAGCGGCCATTGCGCGCGCCAGTGCTCGATGCCGGTGGCCACCGCGCGGGCCTGGTTGACCTGGGTCAGGTAGTGCCAGCGGTCGAAGTCCGCGGGGACGGCGAAGTGCCTGGCCAGGCCCCGGTCGAGTTTGCCGTTGCCGCCGGCCGCCTTCTGGTGGTGCAGCATGCCGGGCGAGTCGGCGGCCGGCACCTCATCCGGCAGCGCACGGCGCAGGGTGGCGTAGGCCGGTGGCGCCTGCCAGCCGAACTCCGCCGCGAAGCGCGGGAACTGGTCGAGATAGTCGGTGTAGTCGGTGCGGTTCCAGACCTCCCACGAGTGCGAGGTGCCATGTGCCGGATCGTTGGGATGACGGTCCCAGGAGCCCGACCAGGGACTGCCCGCCCAGTAGGGCCGGGTGGGGTCGGTCTCGGCGACGATGCGCGGCAGCAGGCCGAGGTAGTACCCCTCACCCCAGGAGTTCCCCGCGAGGCCCTCCTCCCACTGCCAGTCGCGAAAGCCCCAGAGATTCTCGTTGTTGCCGTTCCAGAGCACGAGAGAGGGGTGCGGCATGAGCCGGGTGACGTTCTCCCTCGCCTCCGCCTCCACCTCGGAGCGCAGCGGCTGCTCCTCCGGGTAGGCGGCGCAGGCGAAGAGAAAGTCCTGCCAGACCATCAGACCGAGTTCGTCGCAGAGCTCGTAGAAGGTGCCGGACTCGTAGATTCCGCCGCCCCACACCCTGATCAGGTCCACCCCGGCTTCGGCGGCCTGGGTGAGGCGGGCGCGGTAACGCTCGGCGGTGATCCGGGAGGGAAAGACGTCGTCGGGAATCCAGTTGACCCCGCGGGCGAAGATCCGCTCGCCGTTGACCACCAGGGTGAAGCCGGTGCCGTGCTCATCGGTGGAGGTGTCGAGGGTGACGGTACGGAAGCCGATGCGGCGCGACCAGCTGTCGAGGGGGGCACCGCTCCCGTCCCTGAGGATCACCTCGCAGTCGTACAACGGCTGCTCGCCGTATCCGCGCGGCCACCACAGAGCAGGGCCGGCGACCTCCGACGTCACCGTGGCCTGCGGGCCGTCGAAGCGTACGGACGCCATCGGCCGGTCGCCGACGCGGAGATCCGCGGTGAGCTGCTGTCCGGCGCCCGACGCCGTGCGTTCGACCTCGATACGCACCTCGACCCGGCCGGTGCCTGCGTCGACGGTGACCAGTGGGCGTACCCCGGCGAGACGGGCCGTCGACCAGTGCTCGAGCCTGGCAGGCTTCCAGATACCTGCGGTGACCAGGGTCGGGCCCCAGTCCCAGCCGAACGAACAAGCCATCTTGCGGATGTACTGAAAGGGCTCCGGATAGGAGTTGGGGCGCTCCCCCAGCTGCGCGCGGACCGCTTCGGCCTCGGTGTAGGCGGAGGTGAAGAGCACCGAGAGTCCGGTCCCGGCGGTCTCCGCGGTCTCCGGGTCCTCTGCGTCGAGCTTTCCGGTGATGTCGAAGCGGTATCCGCGGTGCATGTTGCGCGTGCGGCCGATCACTTCGCCGCCGATGACGACCGCGGCGGCGGTGTCGAGCCCGTCGAAGACCAGATCGGTGCGCTCATGGTCACTGTCGCGCGGAGCTAGCACGGTGTCGTACCGCCAGTCCCGGCGGCCCACCCACCCCACGTCGTTCTCGTTGCGGGAGAGGAAGGGGTCGGGTATCAGCCCTGCGGTGAGCAGATCGGTATGGACGCAGCCCGGAACCTGCGCGGGCACCCGGGACGAGTCGTGCCGCAGGGCCCAGCCTTCGGTCAGGGGGGTGACGTCCTTCATACGGGCAGCTCCATCCGGATGCTTCACAGCGAGGCGTCATCCTGAACCGGTCCAGTTTTCCCGGTCAGCATGAATGACCTCAACTCCCTTACATGACCTAACTTTTACTAAAAATACTGTGACATTCGCGGTGCGATTAGACAACGTTGTCCAGACACATGCAAAGTGTCCCGTCGAGCGACTCGGCCCATGCTGGCAGACGGGTCCTGCCGGAAGCCGGGCAGAAGGGGGCAGCCACGTGTACGGGGCACTCGACATCGGCGGCACGAAGATCGCCGGTGCGCTGATCGACACGGAGGGCCGGGTCCTGCTGCGGGCCCAGCGGCCGACACCCGCACGGGAGCCGGCCGCCGTGCTGATGGGCGCTGTCACCGCCGTCCTCGACGAGCTGGCGCGCGATCCGCGCTGGGCTTCGCTCAGCTGCCTTGGCATCGGCAGCGCGGGTCCCGTCGATGCTGCGGCCGGCACGGTGAGCCCGGTGAACATCGCGGCCTGGCGTGGCTTTCCGCTGGTGGACGAGGTGCGGTCACACTCGGGCCTGCCCGCGTCGGTCAGCCCGGTGCTGATCGGTGACGCGGTCGCCATGGCCGCGGCCGAGCACTGGCTCGGAGCTGCCCGCGGTGTCGACAACGCGCTCTGCATGGTGGTCTCCACCGGCGTCGGCGGCGGCCTGATCCTCAACGGCGCCCTCCACCAGGGCCCCACCGGCAACGCCGGCCACATCGGTCACATCAGTGTCGCCCTGGACGGAGCACCGTGCCCCTGTGGTGCCCGCGGCTGCGTCGAGGGCCTGTCCAGCGGCGCGGCGATCACCCGGCATGCCCTCGACGCGGGCTGGACGCCGCCTCCTGGCACGGCCGCTTCGGCGGAGTCGGTGGCGGCGGCTGCCCGGACCGGCGACCTTCGCGCCACCGCGGCCTATGACCGTGCGGGGCAAGCGCTGGCGGCCGGAATCGCCGCGACGGCCGCTCTGGTCGAGTTGGACCTGGTGGTGATCGGCGGCGGGGTCGCCCAGGCCGGCGATCTCCTTTTCGGCCCGCTGCGACGCCACTTCGCGCGGTACGCGAAGCTCGACTTCACCCGGCAGGTGCGGATCGTGCCCTCCCTGCTCGCCCTGGACGCCGGGCTGATCGGCGCGGCGGCAGCAGCAGCGGCGAAGACGCACCGGCCGGACGTGGAAGCCCGGGCCGAAGCGCACTCGGGGTCGTAGGCGGCTGGTTCGCCACAGTGAGGGTCACCACGGCGGGCGGTACGGCTACCGGGAGGGGCCGGTCCGCACCCGCCCTCTCAATAACTGGCGGCTCATCCGCTCATCGGCTGGGGCGTGCGTCAGGAACGGGGCGCCGCCTCGAGCTCCCGCTTCAGGTTGGCCAGGGTCCTCTCGATGTTGCGGACCTGGAACGCGGCGAAGGTGCGCCCCCCGGTCGCTATCCGGTCGAAGGTGTTGGCCACGAAGGTGGGCCACGAGCGCCGGTCGTCCGTCCAGGTCTCGGTCACCTTCGTTCCGTTTCCCGCGTCCTCGAAGCGGTATGCCCACGTGGCGATGGGGGCGCTCAGCAGGGGACGGCCGAGCCCGATCGCGTGGACACGGAAGGCGAAGTGGCGCCCGGGCTCGGCGACGGTCACCGTGCAACGGGTCGTCCAGCGGAACGGGCCGCGCTTGTTCCGCCCGTCGAAGACCACCCCCAGCCCGGCCGGCTCGTCCTCGCCCGGCACGGTCGCCCCGAGGTTCTCCGGGCTCCAGCGGCCCATCTGCGCGGGCCTGCTGATCTGCTCGTAGACCGACGACGCTGGGGCCTCGATCAGGATGCTGCGGGCCACGGTGAACGTACGGGTCATGACGGCTCCGTTCCTGGGGCCCATGACCCTACTTGCCAGTAGCAATGTTGTCAGCAGTGGTGGCACCACGAGCTGCCGAGACCGGACGCCGGCGCTCCGGCTCGTCCTGATCCCGCTCGGCACGGCGATCCGGCACCCGGGCCGCCCCACCGCCTGCGGGCCTTCCGCCCCGCGCCCCATCGGGTGCATGCCGGGACGAAGGTGCACGCCGTGGTCCCGGCGGAGGGCCGAGCATTCCGGCGCCGTACGGTTCCGTGTCCCCCACCGGGGGCGCCTCTCCCCACCCCTCTCTGTGGGAGGGCCTTTTTGCTGCTCAGAGGGCACCCGCACACGGGCGCAGCAGTGCGTAGTACGCGAAGGGCGGGCCCATGACCTTGGTGACGTGGAGGCCGGCGGTGGTCGCGTGGTCGATGAGCTGGGCCGGGCGGATCTGATGGCGGTCGAAGAACTCGCCGACGATCAGCCGCCCGCCGGGCTTCAGTACCCTGCGCAGTTCGCCGAGTGTCACCGTGGGATCCGGGATCTCGCCGATCGCGGTCACCAGGTAGGCGGCATCGAAGCAGGCATCGGGAAACGGCAGCTCGTGGGCATCAGCCAAGGTGGGCGCGATATTGGAGATGCCGCTCTCGGAAGCCCTCCCCATCACGTGGTCGAGCATCTGCTGCTGGATGTCCACGATGTCCAGCCGTCCCTCGTCACCGAGTCGAGGCGCTACGTGCAGTGACTGGAGTCCCGTACCCGGCCCGATCTCGAGCACCCGCATGCCGGGCTGCGGGCGCAGCATCCGTTCGAGACGACGCAGCGTGAGGAACGGCAGCGGAAGGTCCAGCAGCCAGCGCTGGGCATACGGGTAGGGGGCGGAGTCGGTGACCCACCAAGCGGTGAGCGCCGCTGTGGCGGACACGCCGGCCGCCACTCGCCACAGGTTCTTCCTGGATGTGCTCGGGGTGACGGGCGCCAGTGCTTTCACGGTCGGCGGTCTCCTTCTCGGGATGCTCGTCGGACGGGCGGCCCGTAGCGGGAGGCGTCGTCGTTCAAGCCCCGGGCCGCACACGTCAGCAGACGTCCTCCGTGGGCGCGCCCCTGCCATTCCCACCCTCTCCGGAGGCACAGGCTGCTGTCCTCAGCGCCGGTACCCAGAAGCGTGGTGGTACTGGATACACCCGAAGCCCCGCCGATGGCTCCTGGCCGTGCTCCTCCGGATGAGCGCCGTGGTGAAGACAGCACCACCGTGAATGCACCTACCTGCGCTGAAGACCCGCGCGCCAGTCCTGGCAAGACTGGGTCCCGTCCGAGATGACGGGATCGGGATCGGGATCGGGAGAGAGGGCACAGTGGAGTACACG contains:
- a CDS encoding ROK family protein: MYGALDIGGTKIAGALIDTEGRVLLRAQRPTPAREPAAVLMGAVTAVLDELARDPRWASLSCLGIGSAGPVDAAAGTVSPVNIAAWRGFPLVDEVRSHSGLPASVSPVLIGDAVAMAAAEHWLGAARGVDNALCMVVSTGVGGGLILNGALHQGPTGNAGHIGHISVALDGAPCPCGARGCVEGLSSGAAITRHALDAGWTPPPGTAASAESVAAAARTGDLRATAAYDRAGQALAAGIAATAALVELDLVVIGGGVAQAGDLLFGPLRRHFARYAKLDFTRQVRIVPSLLALDAGLIGAAAAAAAKTHRPDVEARAEAHSGS
- a CDS encoding LacI family DNA-binding transcriptional regulator, translated to MNRPRPTIKDVAAQAGVSKAAVSLAFNNKPGVSETTRARIIETARAMGWEPHLSARSLTTGSGAVGLAIRRPSRQLGLEPFYMEFISGMESVLTERGGALLLRLVRDADEEIRLQRHWWKSGQIAGSVLVDFQQDDPRVPELARIGLPAVAVAHPSLAGPFAALWTDDGTAVGDAVRYLAALGHRTIARVGGSARLGHSVIRSTAFATAVAGLGLPEGRQMATDFSGAAGARATRTLLASAVRPTAVIYDNDLMAVAGLSVAAEMGLRVPADVSLLAWDDSQLCRLTHPTLSAMSHDIHAFGSDAARALYAVLGGARAVSHQAATPVLTPRGSTAPPAR
- a CDS encoding glycoside hydrolase family 2 protein, with the protein product MKDVTPLTEGWALRHDSSRVPAQVPGCVHTDLLTAGLIPDPFLSRNENDVGWVGRRDWRYDTVLAPRDSDHERTDLVFDGLDTAAAVVIGGEVIGRTRNMHRGYRFDITGKLDAEDPETAETAGTGLSVLFTSAYTEAEAVRAQLGERPNSYPEPFQYIRKMACSFGWDWGPTLVTAGIWKPARLEHWSTARLAGVRPLVTVDAGTGRVEVRIEVERTASGAGQQLTADLRVGDRPMASVRFDGPQATVTSEVAGPALWWPRGYGEQPLYDCEVILRDGSGAPLDSWSRRIGFRTVTLDTSTDEHGTGFTLVVNGERIFARGVNWIPDDVFPSRITAERYRARLTQAAEAGVDLIRVWGGGIYESGTFYELCDELGLMVWQDFLFACAAYPEEQPLRSEVEAEARENVTRLMPHPSLVLWNGNNENLWGFRDWQWEEGLAGNSWGEGYYLGLLPRIVAETDPTRPYWAGSPWSGSWDRHPNDPAHGTSHSWEVWNRTDYTDYLDQFPRFAAEFGWQAPPAYATLRRALPDEVPAADSPGMLHHQKAAGGNGKLDRGLARHFAVPADFDRWHYLTQVNQARAVATGIEHWRAQWPLCAGTVVWQLNDCWPVTSWAAIDGDGRAKPLLHELRRVYADRLLTLQIRDGGLAAVAVNQSAAPWRPEVRLRRMRADGQVLADAVLEPAAGARAVAAAPVPAGLIPDAGSADEFLVADAKGLRAVHFPVRDLLFAYPVPDFDVALEHHEDRVDVRVTARTLVRDLLLQADRLALAATADRGLLTLLPGESATIGVRGWDTPDAGAARAALFAVEPA
- a CDS encoding SRPBCC family protein produces the protein MTRTFTVARSILIEAPASSVYEQISRPAQMGRWSPENLGATVPGEDEPAGLGVVFDGRNKRGPFRWTTRCTVTVAEPGRHFAFRVHAIGLGRPLLSAPIATWAYRFEDAGNGTKVTETWTDDRRSWPTFVANTFDRIATGGRTFAAFQVRNIERTLANLKRELEAAPRS
- a CDS encoding class I SAM-dependent methyltransferase; this translates as MKALAPVTPSTSRKNLWRVAAGVSATAALTAWWVTDSAPYPYAQRWLLDLPLPFLTLRRLERMLRPQPGMRVLEIGPGTGLQSLHVAPRLGDEGRLDIVDIQQQMLDHVMGRASESGISNIAPTLADAHELPFPDACFDAAYLVTAIGEIPDPTVTLGELRRVLKPGGRLIVGEFFDRHQIRPAQLIDHATTAGLHVTKVMGPPFAYYALLRPCAGAL